Proteins encoded together in one Flavobacterium keumense window:
- the rseP gene encoding RIP metalloprotease RseP yields the protein MDIVIKLSQFLLSLSLLIILHELGHFIPAKAFKTRVEKFYLFFDVKFSLWKKKIGETQYGIGWLPLGGYVKISGMIDESMDKEQMALPSQPWEFRSKPAWQRLIIMLGGVTVNFILAFVIYIGMTFVYGDMFIATNDLKDGLLIENPVMQKAGFQTGDKIVAIDGQKVLKFDNQMNAQILMAKQVLIERNGVQQTITMPVDFVDQLSKLEKGPLATIRMPFVVGTVSEESKNKTLQPKDVVLRLNEEPAKYLDQAKAILEKNKNKLIVAGILRNDKEMQVPVQVDGDGKLGVQLAALDLASLEKLGYYKVSKQEFGFLESFSVGIQKGADQLVGYGKQLKMIFNPETKAYKQVGGFAAIFNIFPSTWSWEVFWNITALLSIMLGVMNLLPIPALDGGHVMFLLYEIISGKKPSDKFLENAQMVGFVLLITLLLFANGNDIYKAIVGK from the coding sequence ATGGATATTGTTATCAAGCTTTCTCAGTTTTTATTGAGTTTATCATTATTGATTATTTTACATGAACTAGGGCATTTTATACCTGCTAAGGCATTTAAAACCCGAGTAGAAAAATTCTACTTGTTTTTTGATGTTAAATTTTCGCTTTGGAAAAAGAAAATCGGAGAGACTCAATACGGAATTGGGTGGTTGCCACTGGGTGGTTATGTCAAAATTTCGGGCATGATCGACGAGAGTATGGACAAGGAGCAAATGGCTTTGCCTTCGCAACCTTGGGAGTTTCGTTCAAAACCGGCTTGGCAACGTTTGATAATTATGCTAGGGGGTGTAACGGTTAATTTTATTTTAGCCTTTGTTATTTACATTGGGATGACATTTGTTTACGGCGACATGTTCATCGCTACTAATGATTTAAAAGACGGGCTGTTGATTGAGAACCCAGTGATGCAAAAAGCAGGTTTCCAAACAGGAGATAAAATTGTAGCCATTGACGGCCAAAAGGTGTTGAAGTTTGACAATCAAATGAATGCTCAGATTTTAATGGCTAAACAGGTTTTGATTGAGCGAAATGGAGTACAGCAAACAATAACAATGCCGGTCGATTTTGTAGACCAATTGTCAAAATTAGAAAAAGGTCCGTTGGCAACAATCCGAATGCCGTTTGTGGTAGGGACTGTCTCTGAAGAATCAAAAAACAAGACATTACAACCTAAAGATGTTGTGTTGCGTTTGAACGAAGAACCTGCAAAATATTTAGATCAAGCTAAAGCTATCTTGGAAAAGAATAAAAACAAATTGATTGTAGCTGGAATTTTAAGAAATGACAAAGAAATGCAAGTTCCAGTTCAAGTGGACGGGGATGGGAAGTTGGGGGTACAATTAGCAGCTTTAGATTTGGCTTCTTTAGAAAAATTAGGCTATTACAAAGTGAGTAAACAAGAGTTTGGTTTCTTGGAATCATTTTCTGTAGGTATTCAAAAAGGAGCCGATCAGTTAGTAGGTTATGGCAAACAATTGAAAATGATTTTTAACCCAGAAACCAAAGCCTACAAACAAGTGGGTGGATTTGCGGCTATTTTTAATATTTTTCCAAGTACTTGGAGCTGGGAAGTGTTTTGGAACATTACTGCACTGTTATCGATTATGCTTGGGGTCATGAATTTATTGCCTATTCCTGCTTTAGACGGAGGACATGTGATGTTTTTGTTATACGAGATCATCAGCGGGAAGAAACCAAGCGATAAATTTTTAGAAAATGCTCAAATGGTTGGTTTTGTTTTACTTATCACATTGCTATTGTTTGCTAACGGAAATGATATTTATAAAGCCATTGTAGGCAAGTAA
- a CDS encoding MFS transporter — protein MLIDLNFLGRFKGKGKYKKSYREAKASYLNRIRLGVGSFYFGMGLCFASWASRIPDIKTSLHLSEATLGSILFAVPVGQLAMMPFSGKIVTRFGSHRTLVFAIIMYAISLTNLGLAPNPWLLALGLFFFGVFGNLSNISVNTQGVYTEGLFKRTIMSSFHGMWSLAGFTGAFVGLGMLALKLTPFQHFAIVGILVLSLISFNIKYLIIAVEKPQPKKEKGFRKPDKMLLWLGVIGFCCMASEGVMFDWSGVYFKDVVKAPGPLAILGYTSFMIMMASGRFLGDRFIQKFGRKKVMQISGVVISSGLFTAVFFPLLIPCTIAFMFVGLGVSTIIPTLYSIAGKHPEIPTGEALTAVSSVSFLGFLMGPPIIGYIAEAFGLQFSFAFIGIFGVFISFMVSKIKTAE, from the coding sequence ATTTTGATAGATTTAAACTTTTTAGGCCGATTCAAAGGCAAAGGAAAATACAAAAAAAGCTACCGCGAAGCCAAAGCCTCTTATTTGAATAGAATCCGATTAGGAGTGGGTTCTTTTTATTTCGGAATGGGATTGTGTTTTGCGTCATGGGCTAGCCGAATTCCCGATATTAAAACCAGTTTACATCTTAGCGAAGCTACTTTGGGTTCTATCTTGTTTGCTGTTCCTGTAGGCCAATTAGCAATGATGCCGTTTTCGGGAAAGATAGTCACTCGTTTCGGGAGTCACCGTACTTTAGTTTTTGCCATTATCATGTATGCAATTAGTTTAACTAACTTAGGTTTGGCACCCAACCCTTGGTTACTGGCTTTAGGATTGTTCTTTTTTGGCGTGTTTGGGAATTTATCTAACATTTCGGTAAACACCCAAGGGGTTTATACAGAAGGATTGTTCAAAAGAACCATCATGTCGTCTTTTCACGGAATGTGGAGTTTAGCGGGATTTACCGGGGCGTTTGTGGGATTGGGAATGTTGGCTTTGAAGCTAACCCCTTTTCAGCATTTTGCTATTGTGGGTATCCTTGTTTTATCTTTAATTTCATTCAATATCAAATACCTCATCATAGCAGTCGAAAAACCGCAACCGAAAAAAGAAAAAGGATTCAGAAAACCCGACAAAATGTTATTGTGGTTAGGTGTTATCGGATTTTGTTGTATGGCAAGCGAAGGTGTGATGTTTGACTGGAGCGGCGTGTATTTCAAAGATGTAGTAAAAGCGCCTGGTCCACTTGCAATTTTGGGTTATACCTCGTTTATGATTATGATGGCCAGCGGTCGTTTTTTAGGCGATCGTTTCATTCAAAAATTTGGACGAAAAAAAGTGATGCAAATCAGCGGTGTCGTTATTTCCAGTGGCCTTTTTACAGCAGTCTTTTTTCCATTATTAATTCCGTGTACTATCGCATTTATGTTTGTGGGATTGGGGGTTTCGACTATTATTCCAACCCTATATAGTATCGCTGGAAAACATCCTGAAATTCCTACTGGCGAAGCGTTAACGGCTGTTTCAAGCGTTAGTTTCTTAGGTTTTTTAATGGGGCCACCTATAATTGGCTATATCGCAGAGGCTTTTGGATTACAATTTTCTTTTGCTTTCATTGGAATTTTCGGAGTATTCATCTCGTTTATGGTTTCTAAGATTAAAACGGCAGAGTAA
- a CDS encoding recombinase family protein — protein sequence MKNVILYVRVSTDEQAGRGYSLRDQEQKLITYCQNNNFNVLRIFREDYSAKTFKRPEFKKLLEFCKKNKKEIHQLLFIKWDRFSRNTAESYQMIGVFNELAIQVNAIEQPLDLSIPEQGLMLAVYLSMPEVENQRRSLNVISGMRRAFKEGRYVGYAPKGYDNGKDAAKKPILIPNEDARFVQEAFELMATGNYQRNEVFYKLKEKGFKSSKTAFANILNNHLYYGGVFIKAYKDEKETIVNGIHEPIITKALFDKVQQVMNNRKRGKQKAPKVYNDNFPLKGFLHCPICNKQMRASTSKGRTQYYSYYHCVSPCKGRYTSEEVHQQVTAFLADLSFDKQFQELYFEIIKEKLLEDTNRKVLGPKHHENVKSIEDKLVKVQDLYIDGGIDKSGYESAKERYENLLADLKSKEISSEDNKKLIDLYSKATKKFINIDIQYNNSDLEQKRKIIGSIFEKNIQFENKKVRTANLNPILSEIASINRGLQGKMKKGLTKKSVKPFLAPPLGLEPRTL from the coding sequence ATGAAAAATGTCATACTTTACGTTAGGGTGTCTACCGATGAGCAAGCAGGAAGAGGATATTCACTCAGAGACCAAGAGCAGAAGTTGATTACTTATTGCCAAAACAATAATTTCAATGTGTTGCGTATATTCAGAGAAGATTATTCTGCTAAAACATTCAAGCGTCCTGAATTTAAAAAACTATTAGAGTTTTGTAAAAAGAACAAAAAAGAAATACACCAATTACTTTTCATCAAATGGGATAGGTTTTCAAGAAATACTGCTGAATCCTATCAAATGATTGGAGTGTTCAATGAATTAGCTATCCAAGTAAATGCGATTGAACAACCATTGGACTTATCCATTCCAGAACAAGGATTGATGTTGGCTGTTTATCTCTCAATGCCAGAGGTGGAGAATCAGCGACGTTCTCTCAATGTTATTTCTGGGATGAGAAGAGCCTTCAAAGAAGGACGATATGTGGGTTATGCACCCAAAGGGTATGATAATGGAAAAGATGCGGCTAAAAAGCCTATTTTAATTCCAAATGAAGATGCAAGATTCGTTCAAGAAGCTTTTGAACTCATGGCAACAGGGAATTACCAGCGCAATGAGGTCTTTTACAAGTTGAAAGAAAAGGGATTTAAGTCAAGTAAAACCGCTTTTGCAAACATCTTAAACAATCATTTGTATTACGGAGGAGTATTTATAAAAGCATATAAAGACGAGAAAGAAACAATTGTTAATGGAATTCACGAGCCTATAATAACCAAAGCATTATTTGACAAAGTACAGCAAGTAATGAATAACAGAAAAAGGGGAAAACAGAAAGCACCAAAAGTTTACAATGATAACTTTCCTTTGAAAGGGTTTTTACATTGTCCAATTTGCAACAAACAAATGAGGGCTAGCACATCAAAAGGAAGAACACAATACTACAGCTATTACCATTGTGTAAGCCCTTGTAAAGGGAGATATACATCTGAGGAAGTACACCAGCAAGTAACTGCCTTTTTAGCAGATTTGTCTTTTGATAAGCAATTCCAAGAATTGTATTTTGAAATCATCAAAGAAAAATTATTAGAAGATACAAATCGAAAAGTTTTAGGACCCAAACACCATGAAAATGTAAAATCAATAGAAGATAAGTTGGTCAAAGTTCAAGATTTATACATTGATGGTGGAATAGATAAATCAGGTTATGAATCTGCAAAAGAACGGTATGAAAATTTACTTGCCGATCTTAAATCCAAAGAAATATCTTCAGAAGACAATAAAAAGCTAATTGATTTGTACAGCAAAGCCACAAAAAAGTTTATAAATATTGATATTCAATACAATAACTCTGATTTAGAGCAAAAACGGAAGATAATTGGTTCGATATTTGAAAAAAATATTCAATTCGAAAATAAAAAAGTTCGAACCGCAAATTTGAATCCAATCTTAAGTGAGATAGCCAGTATTAACAGGGGGTTACAAGGTAAAATGAAAAAAGGTTTAACGAAAAAATCCGTTAAACCCTTTCTCGCTCCCCCTCTTGGGCTCGAACCAAGGACCCTCTGA
- a CDS encoding T9SS type A sorting domain-containing protein — MKKIYFYLLLFVPFLIQSQTILWEKSYGGKYADYLFDVQPTADYGFILAGSSLSDKSGTKEENNQGDLDYWVWKMDENGKPDWQKSLGGSGFDLLKSIKATKDGGFILGGTSNSEKGLHKKDSCKGNTDFWVLKLNAKGDEQWQKTIGGSGQEELLCAFQTSDGGYILGGSSSSDVAVAIATTNKNALTITKKDLTSKSEPSRGNMDYWIVKLNAQGEVQWQKTYGGKYADELRSMEQTKDGGYILGGYSNSPQSGDKTQPSIGIGDYWVVKIDVSGGIEWQRTYGGNGDNQLYVIHQTNDEGYLIGGNSNSTSSLTSKGGTVSNGTDFWLLKIDAKGNEEWSQTYDYGKVDILTSLVENKDHTFLIGGYSQNDTSSESGLALKKQAKGINDYIALKVDATGQEVWTQSVGSAGEDILRKLIETRDGGYLLAGTSNASSSGDKNSTIGSNDFWVVKLQDKAKIEPAKVAVEVFPNPVSTFTNVIIGYEYTSGTATLVDLSGRTLQQFPITSRTVPIDFTMYPEGVYIVNIKTDVRTDGLKLIKKTKKE, encoded by the coding sequence ATGAAGAAAATCTACTTCTATTTATTGCTATTTGTACCGTTTTTAATCCAATCGCAAACTATTCTTTGGGAGAAGTCCTACGGGGGTAAATATGCCGATTACTTATTCGATGTACAACCAACGGCTGATTATGGCTTTATACTGGCAGGTAGTTCTTTGTCTGATAAATCTGGAACCAAAGAAGAAAACAACCAAGGTGACCTAGATTATTGGGTTTGGAAGATGGACGAGAATGGAAAACCAGATTGGCAAAAAAGCTTAGGAGGCTCCGGATTCGACTTACTTAAAAGTATCAAGGCAACCAAAGACGGTGGTTTTATTCTAGGAGGTACTTCCAATTCTGAAAAAGGACTTCATAAAAAAGATTCCTGTAAGGGCAATACTGATTTTTGGGTATTGAAACTCAATGCTAAAGGCGATGAGCAGTGGCAAAAAACCATAGGAGGCTCGGGTCAAGAAGAATTACTATGCGCTTTTCAAACTAGTGACGGAGGCTATATCCTTGGTGGTTCTTCCAGCTCCGATGTAGCTGTAGCCATTGCCACAACTAATAAAAATGCGCTTACGATCACCAAAAAAGACCTAACCTCTAAATCAGAGCCTAGTCGTGGTAATATGGACTACTGGATTGTAAAACTCAATGCACAAGGCGAAGTACAATGGCAAAAAACCTATGGAGGTAAGTATGCTGATGAGCTTAGAAGTATGGAACAAACTAAAGATGGGGGTTACATCTTAGGAGGCTATTCTAATTCGCCTCAATCTGGAGATAAAACCCAGCCTAGTATCGGTATTGGGGATTATTGGGTAGTGAAGATAGATGTTTCGGGTGGGATAGAATGGCAAAGAACCTATGGCGGTAATGGCGACAATCAATTGTATGTGATTCATCAAACAAATGACGAAGGCTATCTTATAGGAGGTAATTCCAATAGTACGAGCTCACTAACCTCTAAAGGAGGCACAGTGAGTAATGGTACTGATTTTTGGCTACTTAAAATTGATGCTAAAGGCAACGAAGAGTGGTCACAAACCTATGACTATGGCAAGGTGGACATCTTAACCTCTTTGGTGGAGAACAAAGACCATACGTTTTTAATTGGAGGGTACTCCCAAAACGACACCTCCAGCGAATCTGGGTTAGCCTTAAAGAAACAAGCCAAAGGTATTAACGATTACATCGCTTTGAAAGTAGACGCCACAGGACAGGAAGTATGGACACAATCTGTAGGGAGTGCAGGAGAAGATATCTTAAGAAAACTAATCGAGACTCGTGATGGTGGTTATTTATTAGCCGGAACCTCGAATGCGAGTTCGTCAGGAGATAAGAATAGCACCATAGGCAGTAATGACTTTTGGGTGGTTAAACTACAAGACAAAGCCAAAATAGAACCTGCTAAAGTAGCTGTAGAGGTATTTCCTAATCCGGTCTCGACTTTTACCAACGTAATTATCGGTTATGAGTACACCAGTGGTACGGCTACCCTAGTGGATTTATCAGGAAGAACACTCCAACAATTCCCTATTACCAGTAGAACAGTACCGATTGATTTTACCATGTACCCTGAAGGGGTTTATATCGTGAATATCAAAACCGATGTGAGAACCGATGGTCTCAAACTGATTAAGAAAACCAAAAAAGAGTAA
- a CDS encoding RHS repeat protein, producing the protein MRNIFKLFNRSLRDKKQLYSFVFLLSISSVQVVEAQYQPFQSIKSPNVASMERFGDIPVNLFTGTPDISVPLYNLSSGNISIPIALRYHPSLVKPNQPSSWAGLGWDLSCGGAISRQVRGYYDERDLGATSVFNVINYLNGGATSVESDNTWYDSDKMYGEYYKIAGFSEQQADEFNFNFLGHSGKFYFSGATKSWVVVSDEKIKIEVRGFLTPYEIIKDALFKYKTFDPKWYNDSRIDYIKMNQTSFFKEFTLITPDGTKYTFGGIEGVEFTTNFTDSKTQSTPYEGINVTSWLLKSILDTNGRTVNYTYKKEYPYVSLSHYCNSYTTSQADQKWSGSWGLGGYSGSKGSSSSSFSQLINPYRLAGNFVFPMYLTSIESDMETVSFTSSPATTLNYTEAQISSGSHHWDNSDEYNIWIPNLKWNKLTNIDIKPKIGNTTSLKSCSFEYFEAPNQRFSLTKLNILGSDANAFQKYEFQYDDIASLPLLGGNYTDHWGFFNNINIRSTLNTAFQDRQTDPNYVTKGLLSQIKYPTGGMSKLYWEAHTHNKVLSTSKDQLTDYVGYAGGSRIKSIDNYTDVGVLASQKKYLYVRGYTSALNPSTLASSGVLNGIPSYSFSFNNYKGKIGVTTFSFDTFSLNSFTNSNPTGNGSHIGYDEVVELNMDKSYTKHYFTNYGADINGESHYDKAPVGFTGWKIGENSVYMAFSSLENERGKEIGTYHYNAQDNLVQKKKYIFRNDAARFDQFVKQKIVSSDYTSDTSGDALMFAVAIKNFTYSYYPISQEITDYDLKGQNPIVTTTYFTYNSNNQLSEETLVNSNNKNITSKYYYPQDFSSEPYMQNLITTNRIKTPISIEQYNTNLLSKEKTIFISDATTSNLVLPKSVYGAKFPNSVAFTTNIGNLEKKLTYDSYDSAGNLTQYTPEGGVPVSIIWGYNKTQPIAKIENATYSNVASYVTNLQTLSNTGTQANLITALNQLRTALPNAMVTTYTHIPLVGVSSITDPKGQTVYYNYDGLGRLQNVKDAQGNILSENEYHYKN; encoded by the coding sequence ATGAGAAATATATTCAAATTATTCAATCGATCTCTTAGAGATAAAAAACAACTATACTCCTTCGTTTTTTTGCTTTCTATTTCTTCAGTACAAGTAGTAGAAGCCCAGTACCAACCTTTTCAATCCATTAAAAGCCCTAACGTGGCTTCTATGGAAAGATTTGGTGATATCCCTGTAAATTTATTCACAGGTACTCCGGATATATCAGTTCCTCTTTATAATTTGAGTTCTGGAAATATTAGTATTCCAATTGCTCTACGTTATCATCCAAGTTTGGTGAAACCGAATCAACCGTCTAGTTGGGCTGGTTTAGGTTGGGATTTATCTTGTGGTGGCGCTATCAGCAGACAAGTTCGCGGTTATTATGATGAGAGAGACTTAGGAGCTACCTCGGTATTCAATGTCATCAATTACCTCAATGGAGGAGCCACTTCAGTTGAGTCGGATAATACTTGGTATGATTCCGATAAAATGTATGGAGAGTATTATAAAATAGCTGGATTTAGTGAACAACAAGCAGATGAATTCAATTTTAATTTTTTAGGTCATAGTGGTAAGTTTTACTTCTCAGGAGCAACAAAAAGTTGGGTAGTAGTTTCTGATGAAAAAATTAAAATAGAAGTAAGAGGTTTTCTGACTCCTTATGAGATTATCAAAGATGCATTGTTTAAATACAAAACATTCGACCCTAAATGGTATAATGATAGTAGAATTGATTATATTAAGATGAACCAAACGAGTTTTTTTAAAGAATTCACTCTTATTACCCCTGATGGCACTAAATATACTTTTGGAGGTATCGAAGGAGTTGAATTTACTACAAATTTTACAGATTCAAAAACTCAATCTACCCCTTATGAAGGAATAAATGTGACATCATGGTTGCTTAAAAGTATCTTAGATACCAATGGAAGAACAGTAAACTATACCTACAAAAAAGAATACCCGTATGTATCTCTTTCTCATTACTGTAATTCCTATACAACAAGTCAAGCAGACCAAAAATGGAGCGGAAGTTGGGGATTAGGAGGATATTCTGGTTCAAAGGGTAGTAGTAGTAGTTCTTTTTCTCAACTAATAAACCCTTATCGATTAGCAGGAAATTTTGTTTTCCCAATGTATTTGACTTCAATTGAATCGGATATGGAGACCGTTTCTTTCACAAGTTCACCAGCAACAACTTTAAATTACACAGAAGCTCAAATTAGTTCAGGTTCCCACCATTGGGATAATTCAGACGAGTACAATATTTGGATTCCAAATCTAAAATGGAACAAACTAACCAATATTGACATTAAACCCAAAATAGGAAATACTACTAGTTTAAAAAGCTGTTCTTTTGAATACTTTGAAGCTCCTAATCAACGTTTTTCTCTTACTAAGTTAAATATCTTAGGGTCGGATGCAAACGCTTTTCAAAAATATGAGTTTCAATATGATGATATAGCTTCTTTGCCTTTATTAGGAGGGAATTACACCGACCACTGGGGATTTTTTAACAATATAAATATCCGCTCAACTCTAAACACTGCTTTTCAAGATAGACAAACAGACCCTAATTATGTAACTAAAGGGCTGTTGTCTCAAATCAAATACCCTACCGGAGGGATGAGCAAATTGTATTGGGAAGCCCATACTCATAATAAAGTTTTGAGCACCTCCAAAGACCAATTAACTGATTATGTTGGATATGCAGGAGGAAGTAGAATAAAGTCAATAGATAACTATACTGATGTTGGAGTACTGGCGAGTCAAAAAAAATATCTCTATGTAAGGGGATATACTTCTGCATTAAATCCAAGTACCCTTGCTTCATCAGGGGTATTAAATGGAATCCCTAGTTATAGTTTTAGCTTTAATAACTACAAAGGAAAGATTGGAGTTACAACCTTTTCTTTTGATACTTTTAGTTTGAACTCATTCACCAATAGTAATCCTACGGGCAATGGGTCTCATATTGGGTATGATGAAGTAGTAGAACTAAACATGGATAAATCATATACAAAACACTATTTTACTAATTACGGTGCTGATATTAATGGAGAATCGCATTATGACAAAGCCCCTGTAGGGTTTACAGGTTGGAAAATAGGCGAAAATAGTGTTTATATGGCTTTTTCTTCTTTGGAGAATGAGAGAGGGAAAGAAATAGGAACTTACCACTACAATGCTCAAGACAATCTAGTACAAAAGAAAAAATACATCTTTAGAAACGATGCTGCTCGTTTTGACCAATTTGTTAAGCAAAAAATTGTATCAAGTGATTATACTAGTGATACCTCAGGCGATGCCTTAATGTTTGCAGTAGCAATTAAAAATTTCACCTATTCCTATTATCCAATTTCACAGGAGATTACCGATTATGATTTAAAAGGACAAAATCCAATAGTAACCACTACCTATTTTACTTATAACTCTAACAATCAGCTCTCAGAAGAGACATTAGTAAATTCTAACAATAAGAATATTACCTCAAAATATTATTATCCTCAAGATTTTAGTTCGGAACCTTATATGCAGAATTTGATAACTACCAATCGAATTAAAACACCTATAAGTATTGAACAGTACAACACTAATTTATTATCCAAAGAAAAAACAATCTTCATTAGTGACGCTACTACTTCTAATTTAGTACTACCTAAAAGTGTTTATGGGGCTAAGTTTCCTAATAGTGTTGCTTTTACCACCAATATTGGCAATTTAGAAAAGAAGCTCACCTACGATAGCTATGATAGTGCGGGGAATCTGACTCAGTATACCCCTGAAGGAGGAGTACCAGTGTCTATTATTTGGGGGTATAACAAAACCCAACCAATTGCAAAGATTGAAAATGCTACCTATTCCAATGTTGCTTCTTATGTAACTAATCTACAAACTCTTTCTAATACTGGAACTCAAGCGAATTTAATAACGGCACTTAATCAATTAAGAACCGCATTACCTAACGCTATGGTTACTACCTATACCCATATTCCGCTAGTAGGAGTATCAAGCATTACTGACCCTAAAGGACAAACGGTTTATTATAATTATGATGGACTCGGTAGATTACAAAATGTAAAAGATGCTCAAGGGAATATATTGAGTGAAAACGAATACCACTACAAAAATTAA
- a CDS encoding Gfo/Idh/MocA family oxidoreductase produces the protein MQKIKTALLSYGMSGKVFHAPFIALHPGFELLGSWERTKKLIQEDYPSVTSYPSLESVLESDAELIIVNTPVGTHFEYAKKVLLAGKHAVVEKAFTTTLAEAKELTDLAKAKGLKLAVFQNRRWDSDFKTVQKILNENSLGEIVEAEFHFDRYNPLLSPKIHKETANFGAGILKDLGPHLIDQALFLFGMPKSVFADIRITREHSIVDDYIDILLLYSDKRVRLKAGFFVREPNPSFVLHGKKGSFLKPRGDVQEDELKLGKKPNLTTWGAEPKDKEGLLHTEKNGAIIREKIPTLQGNYYDYFDAVYQSITQNLPEPVTGQEGTNVMQIIEAAIQSNTEQKVITIG, from the coding sequence ATGCAAAAAATCAAAACGGCATTACTCTCTTACGGCATGTCTGGAAAAGTGTTTCACGCCCCATTTATAGCACTTCACCCAGGATTTGAATTGTTGGGTTCTTGGGAAAGAACCAAAAAATTAATCCAAGAAGATTATCCAAGTGTAACTAGTTATCCGAGTTTAGAATCCGTTTTAGAGTCTGATGCTGAACTCATTATAGTGAATACTCCAGTAGGAACACATTTTGAATATGCCAAAAAAGTATTGCTGGCAGGCAAACATGCGGTGGTCGAAAAAGCCTTTACCACCACCCTTGCCGAAGCAAAAGAATTGACTGATTTGGCTAAAGCCAAAGGATTAAAACTAGCCGTGTTTCAAAACAGACGCTGGGATAGTGATTTCAAAACCGTTCAAAAAATTCTGAACGAAAATAGTTTAGGCGAAATTGTGGAGGCCGAGTTTCATTTTGATCGCTACAACCCACTTTTAAGTCCAAAAATTCATAAAGAAACAGCTAACTTCGGTGCAGGTATTCTAAAAGATTTAGGCCCTCATTTAATTGACCAAGCCTTGTTTTTATTCGGAATGCCAAAGTCTGTTTTTGCTGATATTCGTATCACTCGCGAACATTCTATCGTAGATGATTACATTGATATTTTGTTATTGTATTCGGATAAAAGAGTCCGCCTGAAAGCTGGTTTTTTTGTGCGCGAACCCAATCCATCCTTTGTACTACACGGTAAAAAAGGGTCGTTCTTAAAACCCCGTGGCGATGTGCAAGAAGACGAGTTAAAACTAGGCAAAAAACCTAATTTAACCACTTGGGGAGCCGAACCGAAAGACAAAGAGGGTTTGTTGCATACTGAAAAAAATGGGGCTATAATTCGTGAAAAAATTCCAACGCTTCAAGGCAATTATTACGATTATTTTGATGCGGTCTATCAATCCATAACTCAAAATTTACCAGAACCTGTTACCGGTCAAGAAGGCACTAATGTGATGCAAATTATTGAAGCCGCTATTCAAAGTAATACTGAACAAAAAGTAATTACAATAGGTTAA
- a CDS encoding helix-turn-helix domain-containing protein: MVPNVLKSIRLARIERNHSQEFIATRLNLTQSYYAKIERGKAKLSLDLFFQLLDILEIDCLAFFKEIKKQNQTQCNCSCHIQ, encoded by the coding sequence ATGGTGCCAAACGTCTTAAAATCTATTCGATTAGCTCGAATCGAAAGAAACCACTCTCAGGAATTTATCGCCACAAGATTGAACCTAACTCAAAGTTATTATGCCAAAATTGAACGTGGCAAAGCTAAACTCTCTTTAGATTTATTTTTTCAATTACTCGATATACTAGAAATTGATTGTTTGGCTTTTTTCAAAGAGATAAAAAAACAAAATCAAACACAGTGTAATTGTTCTTGTCATATACAATAG